Part of the Oncorhynchus mykiss isolate Arlee chromosome 12, USDA_OmykA_1.1, whole genome shotgun sequence genome, ACTCGGGGGATTCCAGATCAATGTTGTGTTTACTTTAAAAAGTTTCTTGAAAGATAAAGTACTCTGTGAAGCCAAGCACCATTATTTTCCTTTGCTTCACTCGCATGTAGAGACAAATGCCATgttcacaaagaaatacacacacacacacacacaacgtagcATACTCAAGTTCTTATTGGCATAGTAGCTAATATTCCATCTAAGGGTATGTCATTCCAGGTATCCAGTGTTACATCACCCCCTGTACCTTGGAGAGCCGCGTCAGGGTAATGCATCCTCGTGGCAGTCGCCACACAGTCTGAAAGCTAACAGATGTTGAGGGTATGACTCAACTGTCAACACATTGGCGAGGGCAGCGTGATGGAGACTTCTCTGAGTAGGCCTATTTTAGCCACACATcatgagagagcaagagagagatagcTGAGCGAGAGATGCGGACAGACGGGCAAGTCTACCGACAGACAAGGCTCTCATACATACAGCCACGCGTTGTGCACACACAAGGGCACGTTAAAGTAGGGCTTCTTACATCACCTCATCTTCGTAATTGAATGACTTTGGAGTGAAGGAGGCCCTTGTATTGGGTCCGGCCCGTAAAACTGCGTGGCCTCAAGACATACATTAGAGCCCAAATGTGATCCCCCTCTTCAACAGAGgcacagtgatgtttataatgctCAGCATTTGGATTGTTTCCAAAGGGGGCATTGTTAGTTTGAACCTGGTACATACACCGTGGTACAGCTAAGCCCCCTCCAACCACAGCCAGGCCACAAGACATACAGGTTTCAACCCTTAACCATAACTTTATAACATAATGTAGAAATGATTTTTATGGTCATTTAATTAGGGAACTGGGAATTGATGATGAACCTGGTGAAGTTGGGCAGAGACCACCATTTTGTAACTTCACTGACATCTTTGTGCATGAACATGTTACCACTCAGTTATAAGAAATAACGGTGGCTCTCGAAATGACACCGCATAGTTTGTGCTGTAGTATAGAACAATATAGTAACAGGGACCCCCTTTTCTAACCCTCATCGACAAACCCTTACGTTCAGACAGTGACCACATGTGTATTGTTAACATTTCCATACTATAGCTATGTTGTTAGCACATTCTGAGCTGTAATGTAGTGGTAACTAAATCACTTTTCAATTCAAAGACAAACGAAATAGACAAGTTCAAGAAAATAATCCTGCTAGTCAAGataacacaggacacacacacacacatacagcaaaacaaaacaaaaaatcaaATCATGTGGCTTTTATTTTGTCGTCACCTTCCCATCCCCTAACCCCCCCCAGCAAATCACGTGAGATACATTTGTTGATTAGTGGTTGCCAGATTCACACCACTTTTCACGTTGACAACATTAAAATACCACATTCTTCTTTGATTCCGTTtttcaaaatactttttttttttattattatttgaacaGTTTGAGCAACACAGTCTCCAGAAGTGGATATTTTTGGTGTTACTTTTTGGTAATGGAGTGTAAGTACTGACAATTAGGGCTAGCTTTCCCACCCTGGAGGCATGACCACAGTGTCCCTGCAGCCTTGTCTTCACCCCTACCACCCAGCTCAGCTCCAAGGGATTTAATTGGTGGGGGGAGacgagaggaaggagaagggctAAGCTAGGGAAAATGCACAGCCAAAGACTGCCTTTACGACAACCCAGCTTCCCTGATCTGATACATCAGAAGGAAAATGATTACAGATCTGGGTTTGACAGGAGAAACTCCAAATGTGTATGTGTCATACTGCCAGTGAAAACAGCACTAAGAGACAGTGTGTCTATGGCTCCTTTCAGAAGGGGTGCTAGAGTTAACCAGGCACTACGGCTGTCGGACGACAAAACATGTCCTTTctttaaatacaaatatataataTTATACTTTACAATTCCTATTTACATCTCACACATTCACAGAGTGAAAATAAAGTCTTAAAATGGCCGCCTGTCCTTTCAGGCCTCCTTCCTTCCCCCGCTCACTGTATTCCCAGCTGGATTCTCACTCACACTGGAGAGTTTTTATGGCTGATAACTTAAAAAGGGAGTAGGAACAgagtgggggaagagagagagagagcacttcaGCAAATGGCATCCACTGAACACCTTTGTTGTTTGTTCATTTTGAGGTTTGGCCATTCTTCAGGTGAGCAACAGTTTGTCCTTTGGTCAAGACCCCCGTCCCCCACCCCGCGACTCTTAAAGCTTGATTTTGGCATGCAATATTTGACTTCTTAAAAATGATGTCAATGTTCCATAGAAATACTGACAATATCTGATGATCAATGTATAAAAGTACCACTGAGTCTCTGACAGTGAGTAAACAAATAGGAGGGAGAAAAACACACTATAAAACATCCAAATGAATGTCCAAAAACAAGTCCCATGTTTTGGCCTCCCTCCCTAGACAGTGGTCTCTCCATGCCTACGATTTGAGAGTCTGGTATAGAACTTGCGCCAGGAGTGGAGTGTCTTGCCAGACCAGATCCAGAACCCGGAGGTGATGCCCACTATGAGCGTCATCAGGTACTTGATCATGTAGACGGTGAAGTCAGGGGTCATGCGGGGGGTGTACTGCATGGGGCAGGGGATGGCTAAGCCTTTACAGTTACGGCTGACCCAGCTTCTCTCCCAGTGGTGGCGGAAGGCCTGCTCGTAGAAGAAGCAGGCGATGACGATGGTGGCGGGGACGGTGTAGAGCACGCTGAACACCCCGATGCGCACCATCAGGCGCTCCAGCTTCTCCGTCTTGGTGCCGTCGTGCTTCATGATGGTGCGGATGCGGAACAGGGACACGAAGCCGGCCAGGAGGAAGGAGGTACCGATGAAGAGGTAGATGAAGAGGGGGGCCAGGACAAAGCCCCGTATGGGGTTCAGGCTGTTGAGGCCCACAAAGCACACCCCACTGAGCACGTCCCCCTCGATCTGCCCCATGGCCAGGATGCTGATGGTCTTCACGGCGGGCACAGCCCAGGCTGCCAGGTGGAAGTACTGGGAGTTGGCCTCAATAGCCTCATGCCCCCACTTCATCCCAGCTGCCAGGAACCAGGTGAGGGACAGGATGACCCACCAGATGGAGCTGGCCATGCTGAAGAAATACAGCATCATGAAGAGGATGGTGCAGCCCTCCTTCTTGGTCCCCTGGACTATGGTCTTATATCCGTCTGGGGTGAAGCTGTCATTGCACACCACCTTGTCCCCCAGGAAGTAGCCAGCGATATAGGCTATGGAGACCATGGTGTAGCACCCAGAGAGGAAGATGATGGGCCTCTCCGGGTACTTGAAGCGCTGCATGTCCACTAGGTAGGTGGTGACGGTGAATAGGGTGGAGGCACAGCACAGAGATGACCAGATGAGGATCCATATGCGTGCAAAATAAATCTCTTTGTCATTGAAGAACATGTAGCCTCCACTGCTCCTGGAGTGTTCACAGGGTGCTCCACAATCCAGCTCCCCCAGAAACGAATAATTCAGGTAAGTGGGGACTTTGAGCACAGATGGACAGCGGAAAGGCCTGTCTGATGTGGAGTAGACATGGACGCCTGGGGTTCCAGGTACTGGCATGTGTACGGGCGGGGCAGTGGCAGTAGATTCATTCTGACCCACGCAAATGTGCCCGTCTCCAAGCACGGGGAAATTCTCGCAACGGAGGCGTTCTGGCCACTGGAACCCAAATTTATTCATGAGCGCCTCGCAGCCGTGCTTTGCCCTCTCGCAAATTGAGCGACAGGGTGGAATGGCCTTTTCCAAAACTGTACAAACAGGCGCATACATTGAACATAGGAAGAATTTAAGTTCCGGCGAGCACTGTACCTTCACCAAGGGGTAAAACTGGTGCACCTCCAGCCCTGCGTCCTCTTGATTGTAATGCCCCACCAGATTGGGCATGATAGTTTGATTGTAGGCGATGTCCGTGCATAGTGGGATTGAAATAGGCTGGCAAAATCCGTGGTCCGGGAAAGCAATGCCATTATCCCCTTGCGCTGATACCATCAATGACGACATGATCAGTGCGAAAAAAGTCACATAACTCGTTTGAAAATCCATTTTCATTGTGAGCTGATCAATAAAAAATCTCATCTATCTAGCCTGATAAAGTAATACAATTTACAGATACTTTTTATATTCCGTAGCATCGGAATTTTGGCTATAAATAACGGAATAATTCATATAAATGTATGCCGTTGTCCCGGTGAGCAAAAACCTGTTGCTGTTTGCTCGCCTGCAAGAGGCTGCTTGACTTTTCCTTTGTGCAACTTGCATGGATGGCCCAATCAGACAGTTTCAAGTTCCCCCTGCAACTTTCTGTGGTTAGTTTCAAAGTAATGtcgagaggaggagggatggggataAGGGGGCTCTGGAAACAGATTCCCACCCCCTTCCCAGTGTGTTGCTGGCCAATGGAATTGCAGAGCAGTATCAACTTGGGAGAGTTTGAGTAACTTCAGTACAGCATGCGTCCCCTGAATGAACCATACTGTAGTGTAGCCTCGCTCACAACGCCAAGATGTGCagatgtctatctatctatctatctatctatctatctatctatctatctatctatctatctatctatctatctatctatctatctatctatctgtcaaGTTTCAAGTTGTATTCGTCATGAGAAATAAGAGATAAGAAAGCAAGAAGAAGACAAACAGTGTCAGTAAC contains:
- the LOC110538204 gene encoding frizzled-2, whose product is MRFFIDQLTMKMDFQTSYVTFFALIMSSLMVSAQGDNGIAFPDHGFCQPISIPLCTDIAYNQTIMPNLVGHYNQEDAGLEVHQFYPLVKVQCSPELKFFLCSMYAPVCTVLEKAIPPCRSICERAKHGCEALMNKFGFQWPERLRCENFPVLGDGHICVGQNESTATAPPVHMPVPGTPGVHVYSTSDRPFRCPSVLKVPTYLNYSFLGELDCGAPCEHSRSSGGYMFFNDKEIYFARIWILIWSSLCCASTLFTVTTYLVDMQRFKYPERPIIFLSGCYTMVSIAYIAGYFLGDKVVCNDSFTPDGYKTIVQGTKKEGCTILFMMLYFFSMASSIWWVILSLTWFLAAGMKWGHEAIEANSQYFHLAAWAVPAVKTISILAMGQIEGDVLSGVCFVGLNSLNPIRGFVLAPLFIYLFIGTSFLLAGFVSLFRIRTIMKHDGTKTEKLERLMVRIGVFSVLYTVPATIVIACFFYEQAFRHHWERSWVSRNCKGLAIPCPMQYTPRMTPDFTVYMIKYLMTLIVGITSGFWIWSGKTLHSWRKFYTRLSNRRHGETTV